GCGGAGTCGGAGGGGGCGCGCGCGTGCCGCGCGGTGAGGCCTACGACGGCGCGGGCCTGGAAGTCGGAGGTCCACTGCCACCGCGCACCGCGCTTGTAGGCCATATCGTCGAGCATCGGGCGGAGCCGCAGGATCGCCCGCGCGAGGCGCGCGCGTTCGCCTTCGGTGAGCACCTGCTGCGGGGCGAGCTCGAGCGTCACGAGCGCGATGTGCCGCACCTCGCGGTGCTCGCCGCCGCGCTTGTTGGGCCTCGACGACGCGGGCGCGCGATCGCTCGCGATCGCCACCGGCGCCGCGGGGTTCGTGAGCTCGGGCCCAGGCGCGGGGGACCCGCCGCGATCGCCGCGACGATCGCTCGGCCGCGGGAGGAACGCGTGGATCGTCGCCTCCAGGGGCCGCGCCGTCCACCAGCTCTTGGCGCGACAGGAGCGCTCGACCGATGGCCGCCACGAGCTCCCTCCCCGTCGCGTAGCGGCCCTCGGGCCGCGGCGCGAGGAGCTTCATCACGATCTGCTCGAGCTCGGCGGGCAGATCCATCGCGAACGTGCTCGGCGGCTCGACGCGGCCCGTGCGGACCACCTCGAGGAGCGCCGTCCCGGTGGCGCTGCCGGCGGGACCGGCCGGAGAGGCACTCCCAGAGGATGACGCCGAGCGAGTAGAGATCGCTGCGGCGGTCGACCCGCTCCCCGCGGGCCTGCTCGGGCGACATGTACCCGTACTTGCCCTTGATGACCCCCTGCTCGTCCTGCAGGAAGCGCGCGCTCGCGATGCCAAAATCCGCAATTTTTACGCTGCCGTCGTAGGAGAGCAGCACGTTCTGGGGCGACACGTCGCGGTGAACGATCTCGAGCGACGCGCCGCCGTCGTCTTTCTTCTCGTGCGCGTAGTGGAGGCCCTTGGCCACCTCGGCGATGACGTAGGCGCTCACCCAGGGCGGCAGGCGCACGCCGGCCGCGCGGGCGGCCGCGACGATCATGCCGAAGTCCGGGCCCTCGACGTACTCCATCGCGAGGATGTGCCCCTCGGCCCCCTCGTTCGAGAAGTCGTAGACCTGCACCACGTTCGGGTGGTTCAGGCGGGTGGCGAGCTGCGCCTCGTCGATGAACATCGTGCGAAAGCGCCGCGACGCCCCGAACGAGGGCAGGATGCGCTTGACGACGACGATCTTCGAGGTGCCCTCGGCGCCGCTCTTGCGCGCCAGGAACACCTCGGCCATGCCGCCCGCGCCGAGGCGCCGAAGCACGTCGTACTGCGCCAACTTTTCGGGGAAAGATTCAGTCACGGCGTGCGCGGTGTCGATGGACGGGCTTGGCCCCGTAGCCCCCACCCCGGGAAAGTGCTGTCACCAGCGCCGCCCAGTGTACCCGCGTTCACGAGGGCGGCGCTCAGGAAAACCACGCGCGGAGGGGCGACGCGAGGGCGACGCAGGGGCGAGCCACGCGGCGATCGCCGCCCGCGACGGTTTCACGCTCGCCTCGGCTGGTGATGCAGGATATTTTTGAGCCTGATGGAAGCCTTGCCCCCGCCGACGGCTGCCGGTCTGCTCGCAAAGACGCCGCTGGCGCACCTTTTCACCTACG
This genomic window from Myxococcales bacterium contains:
- a CDS encoding serine/threonine protein kinase; this translates as MTESFPEKLAQYDVLRRLGAGGMAEVFLARKSGAEGTSKIVVVKRILPSFGASRRFRTMFIDEAQLATRLNHPNVVQVYDFSNEGAEGHILAMEYVEGPDFGMIVAAARAAGVRLPPWVSAYVIAEVAKGLHYAHEKKDDGGASLEIVHRDVSPQNVLLSYDGSVKIADFGIASARFLQDEQGVIKGKYGYMSPEQARGERVDRRSDLYSLGVILWECLSGRSRRQRHRDGAPRGGPHGPRRAAEHVRDGSARRARADRDEAPRAAARGPLRDGEGARGGHRSSAPVAPRAGGRRGPWRRRSTRSSRGRAIVAAIAAGPPRLGPSSRTPRRRWRSRAIARPRRRGPTSAAASTARCGTSRS